Proteins from a genomic interval of Nostoc sp. TCL240-02:
- a CDS encoding class I SAM-dependent methyltransferase, producing MTSPASNLLDKIRQQFDTSPYPIVPLDKSPKDNPNLLYIHNLVTPYYLRNQKFIDTKDKVILDAGCGTGYKSLVLAEANPGAKVVGIDISEESIKLAQQRLEHHGFDNAEFHVLSLQELPKLDYQFDYINCDEVLYLFPDLATALQGMISVLKPNGIIRSNLHSSIQRFPYFRAQKVFTMMGLMDENPEDLEMGIVVETMKALKDNVELKARTWNSNKYEGENGKEGILMNYLFQGDKGYTISDMFMALKAADLEFISMVNWRQWDLINLFKDPENLPAFLDMSLPEISIEERLQLFELIHPIHRLIDFWCGHSNQVQNFLLVSQWADSDWQFAKVSLHPQLKTRNFQEDLITCITEFKIFPISNYLSLVEEFVGIDSSLALCLIPLLEQTQPMKFLVEHWKKFRPLDPVTLKPTDEEQAFQMVQQLLLMLESFGYIMLERQS from the coding sequence ATGACCAGTCCAGCATCTAATTTACTAGATAAAATTCGTCAGCAATTTGATACTTCTCCCTATCCTATAGTTCCTCTTGATAAATCTCCTAAAGATAATCCCAATCTACTTTACATTCATAATTTAGTCACACCTTACTATTTAAGGAACCAAAAATTTATCGATACCAAAGATAAAGTAATTTTGGATGCTGGATGTGGTACTGGCTATAAATCATTAGTCTTAGCAGAAGCTAATCCAGGTGCAAAAGTTGTTGGTATTGACATATCAGAAGAATCAATTAAATTAGCACAGCAACGTTTAGAACATCATGGTTTTGACAATGCAGAATTTCATGTATTGTCACTTCAAGAGTTGCCAAAGCTCGATTACCAATTTGACTATATTAATTGTGATGAAGTTCTATATCTTTTTCCTGACTTAGCTACTGCCTTGCAAGGAATGATATCTGTTTTAAAGCCTAATGGGATCATTCGTAGCAACCTGCATAGTTCAATCCAGAGATTCCCTTATTTCCGCGCTCAGAAAGTCTTTACAATGATGGGTTTGATGGACGAAAATCCAGAAGACTTAGAAATGGGAATTGTAGTAGAAACGATGAAAGCTTTGAAAGATAATGTCGAACTCAAAGCTAGAACCTGGAATTCTAATAAGTATGAAGGAGAAAACGGAAAAGAAGGAATTTTAATGAATTACTTATTTCAAGGAGACAAAGGTTACACCATCTCTGATATGTTTATGGCTTTGAAAGCAGCCGATCTAGAATTTATCAGTATGGTTAACTGGCGACAGTGGGACTTAATCAACTTGTTTAAAGATCCAGAGAATTTACCTGCTTTTCTGGACATGAGTTTACCAGAAATTTCTATAGAAGAGCGGCTACAGTTATTTGAACTAATACATCCCATCCATCGGCTGATTGACTTTTGGTGTGGTCATTCTAATCAAGTACAGAATTTTCTGCTAGTTTCACAATGGGCTGACTCTGATTGGCAGTTCGCAAAGGTGAGTCTACATCCTCAATTAAAAACTCGTAATTTCCAAGAAGACCTCATAACCTGTATTACGGAATTCAAAATATTCCCTATCAGTAACTATTTATCGCTAGTCGAAGAATTTGTCGGGATAGATAGCTCATTAGCACTTTGCTTAATACCTTTATTAGAACAAACCCAGCCGATGAAATTCCTGGTAGAGCATTGGAAAAAATTTAGACCTTTAGATCCTGTAACCTTAAAGCCTACAGATGAAGAGCAAGCGTTTCAAATGGTGCAACAACTGTTATTAATGTTAGAGAGTTTTGGTTACATAATGTTGGAACGCCAATCCTAA
- a CDS encoding ABC transporter permease: MAITKRQLPTFLQFGKSSNLSQKLMLIGLAITLFFIFLAFFAPLFQAWGWLQNPKDFLSNPIHEPPSAKHWFGTSRLGYDVFSRTLFGAQAALQVVILATALSMIIGVPLGMLSGYLGGKLDKVLLFLMDSIYTLPGLLLSVTLAFVVGRGILNAAIAISIAYIPQYYRVVRNHTVSVKTEVFIEAAQAMGASTWVVLSRYLFFNVIQSVPVLFTLNAADAILVLGGLGFLGLGLPEEVPEWGHDLKQALEALPTGIWWTTLFPGLTMTFMVVGLSLLGEGLNEFVNPRLRRENRIRK; this comes from the coding sequence ATGGCCATTACAAAACGGCAACTACCGACATTTTTACAGTTTGGCAAAAGTTCCAATCTTTCCCAAAAACTCATGCTCATTGGGTTAGCCATCACCCTATTTTTCATCTTCCTGGCATTCTTTGCTCCCCTGTTCCAGGCTTGGGGATGGCTGCAAAACCCAAAAGATTTTCTCTCTAATCCAATTCACGAGCCACCCTCAGCTAAACATTGGTTTGGCACTAGTCGCCTGGGTTATGATGTCTTCTCCCGGACATTATTCGGCGCTCAAGCTGCTTTGCAGGTGGTGATTTTGGCAACAGCACTGAGTATGATTATCGGTGTGCCTCTGGGGATGCTGAGTGGTTATCTCGGCGGTAAATTGGATAAAGTGTTGCTGTTTTTGATGGATAGCATCTACACTTTACCGGGGCTACTGCTGTCTGTGACACTGGCGTTTGTGGTGGGACGTGGGATATTAAATGCAGCGATCGCTATTAGCATTGCCTACATCCCCCAATATTATCGCGTTGTTCGCAACCACACTGTTAGCGTGAAAACTGAAGTCTTCATCGAAGCTGCTCAAGCAATGGGTGCTTCCACTTGGGTTGTGCTTTCTCGTTATCTATTTTTCAACGTCATTCAAAGCGTACCCGTCCTCTTTACACTCAACGCTGCTGATGCAATTTTGGTGTTGGGCGGTTTAGGCTTTTTGGGGCTAGGACTTCCCGAAGAAGTGCCAGAATGGGGACATGATTTAAAACAAGCTCTAGAAGCTCTACCTACTGGCATTTGGTGGACTACACTTTTCCCTGGTTTAACCATGACATTCATGGTGGTAGGGTTATCACTACTTGGTGAAGGGTTAAACGAATTTGTCAATCCCCGATTACGGAGAGAAAATAGAATCCGAAAATAG
- a CDS encoding tetratricopeptide repeat protein yields the protein MPSNRKPIKSWSDRDEAFLEVVKGIREAVRFVANSNSSPPKQTTQELEERQYQVTSLINEAARLYEAKKFEEAAVKFKAALRLDPNSVLGHTALGLALYGQGKLSEAIATYQRALLIDSNYAIAHYNLGLALYGQGKLSEAIAAYQRALLIDPNYANAHCNLGIALKGQGKLEEAIAELEIAVRLNPSSTLFRKNLEIYRNEKKGVWGRLFGG from the coding sequence TTGCCTAGTAATCGCAAACCGATAAAAAGCTGGAGCGATAGAGATGAGGCATTCTTGGAGGTTGTGAAAGGAATTCGAGAGGCGGTGCGATTTGTTGCTAACTCGAATTCCTCACCCCCAAAACAGACAACACAAGAACTGGAAGAACGTCAATATCAAGTCACAAGCTTGATAAACGAAGCGGCTCGTTTGTACGAAGCTAAAAAGTTCGAGGAAGCAGCCGTCAAGTTCAAAGCAGCCCTCCGTCTTGACCCGAACTCTGTACTAGGTCACACTGCACTGGGGTTAGCGCTGTACGGTCAAGGAAAGTTGTCAGAAGCGATCGCCACCTACCAAAGAGCTTTGCTAATCGACTCTAACTATGCAATCGCTCACTATAACCTGGGGTTAGCGCTGTACGGTCAAGGGAAGTTGTCAGAAGCGATCGCCGCCTACCAAAGAGCTTTGCTAATTGACCCTAACTATGCAAACGCTCACTGTAATCTAGGGATTGCGCTAAAAGGTCAAGGGAAGTTAGAAGAAGCGATCGCCGAACTGGAAATAGCTGTTCGCCTTAACCCTAGTAGCACTCTTTTTCGTAAAAACTTAGAGATTTATAGAAATGAGAAGAAGGGTGTTTGGGGGCGTTTATTTGGTGGGTAG
- a CDS encoding toll/interleukin-1 receptor domain-containing protein, producing MSNAVKVFFSYSHKDEALRDELATHLSMMKRQGVIEAWHDREISAGREWANEIDDNLDIADIILLLVSANFLASDYCYDKEMTRAMERHETREARVIPIILKPADWNGAPFGKLQALPKNAKPVTTWQDQDEAFLNVAQGIRRVVEEMAKSNTSSSTPAKNTTPATSSPSATSGVLTERQHQRWEQERDSVQERYDLVSKKLGLLGKAYAIETDVSTKLKLEVQIQDTETEQNRLNRQLEEIEQKLL from the coding sequence ATGTCTAATGCAGTTAAAGTATTCTTTTCCTACTCCCACAAAGATGAAGCCTTGCGTGACGAGTTGGCAACTCATTTGAGCATGATGAAACGTCAGGGAGTTATCGAAGCTTGGCACGATCGCGAAATCAGTGCTGGTAGAGAATGGGCTAATGAGATAGATGATAATCTTGATATTGCAGATATCATTTTGCTGCTAGTGAGTGCTAACTTTCTGGCTTCAGATTACTGCTACGACAAAGAAATGACACGGGCAATGGAGCGACATGAAACGCGGGAAGCTCGTGTAATTCCGATTATTCTGAAGCCGGCGGACTGGAATGGCGCACCTTTTGGTAAACTGCAAGCACTGCCTAAAAATGCTAAACCTGTTACAACCTGGCAAGACCAAGATGAGGCTTTTTTAAATGTCGCTCAAGGGATTCGCAGAGTAGTTGAAGAAATGGCGAAATCAAACACTTCTTCCTCAACTCCTGCTAAAAATACTACACCTGCAACTTCGAGCCCTTCTGCAACAAGTGGCGTATTAACTGAGCGCCAGCATCAGCGATGGGAGCAAGAACGGGATTCAGTGCAAGAACGGTATGACCTCGTGAGTAAAAAATTGGGACTGCTGGGTAAAGCATACGCCATTGAAACGGATGTATCTACAAAGCTGAAGCTAGAAGTGCAAATTCAGGATACTGAAACAGAACAAAATAGGTTAAATCGGCAGCTTGAAGAAATCGAGCAAAAACTTTTGTAG
- a CDS encoding toll/interleukin-1 receptor domain-containing protein, which translates to MPPIKSIDVFISYHQKDEELRQEFEIHLASLRRENIITSWNDRKIVAGQEIKGEIDEHLNQAGLILLLISPDFMNSDYHWTVEVTRALEQNATKKACVIPVLLRYTD; encoded by the coding sequence ATGCCCCCAATTAAGTCTATTGATGTTTTTATTTCTTATCACCAAAAAGATGAAGAACTGCGCCAAGAGTTCGAGATACATCTAGCGTCCTTACGTCGAGAAAACATTATTACAAGTTGGAACGATCGCAAAATCGTCGCTGGGCAAGAAATCAAAGGCGAAATTGATGAGCATTTAAACCAGGCTGGGCTGATATTATTGCTAATTAGCCCTGATTTCATGAATTCTGATTATCACTGGACAGTTGAAGTTACACGAGCGTTAGAACAGAATGCAACAAAAAAGGCTTGTGTTATCCCAGTCTTGCTACGCTATACGGATTAG
- the trxB gene encoding thioredoxin-disulfide reductase, translated as MTNPTVENLVIIGSGPAGYTAAIYAGRANLKPVVFEGFQAGGLPGGQLMTTTEVENFPGFPQGITGPELMDQMKAQAERWGAELYTEDVMSVDLSQRPFTVRSQEREIKTNSIVIATGATAKRLGLPSEHEFWSRGISACAICDGATPIFHGAELAVIGAGDSAAEESIYLTKYGSKVNMLVRTDKMRASKAMQDRVLSNPKIQVHWNTEAVDIYGNGHMEGVKIRNTKTGEESKLHAKGLFYAVGHTPNTSLFKGQLELDEVGYVVTKPGSVETSVEGVFAAGDVQDHEFRQAITAAGTGCMAAMLAERWLSSSGLIQEFHQQPETADNELEHQPAKKTEAEEEAEFNLNETRHEGGYALRKLFHESDRLLLVKYVSPGCGPCHTLKPILNKVVDEFESIIHFVEIDIDKDRDIAENAGVTGTPTVQLFKNKELVKEVKGVKQKTEYRQLIESNL; from the coding sequence ATGACTAATCCCACAGTAGAAAACTTAGTAATTATCGGTTCTGGCCCAGCAGGGTACACAGCAGCTATTTATGCCGGACGCGCTAACCTGAAGCCCGTTGTCTTTGAAGGTTTTCAAGCCGGGGGTTTACCTGGCGGACAACTAATGACAACAACGGAAGTTGAGAACTTTCCAGGGTTCCCCCAAGGGATTACGGGGCCGGAACTGATGGATCAGATGAAGGCGCAGGCGGAGCGCTGGGGAGCGGAACTATATACTGAAGATGTTATGTCAGTTGACTTGAGTCAGCGTCCATTTACAGTGCGATCGCAAGAAAGGGAAATTAAAACCAACAGCATCGTCATTGCTACGGGTGCGACAGCAAAGCGTTTGGGTTTACCCAGCGAACACGAATTTTGGAGTCGGGGTATTTCCGCTTGTGCAATTTGTGATGGGGCAACACCGATTTTTCACGGTGCAGAATTGGCTGTAATTGGTGCTGGCGACTCGGCAGCAGAAGAGTCTATTTACCTCACCAAATACGGTTCTAAGGTAAATATGTTGGTACGCACAGATAAAATGCGGGCTTCTAAAGCCATGCAAGACAGGGTTTTGAGCAACCCAAAAATCCAGGTGCATTGGAACACAGAAGCCGTGGATATCTACGGTAATGGTCACATGGAAGGGGTGAAAATCCGCAATACTAAAACTGGTGAAGAAAGCAAACTGCACGCTAAGGGTTTATTCTACGCCGTTGGTCACACTCCTAACACCTCTTTGTTTAAGGGACAACTAGAATTGGATGAGGTAGGTTATGTTGTTACTAAGCCAGGTTCTGTAGAAACCAGTGTAGAAGGCGTTTTCGCAGCCGGCGACGTGCAAGATCATGAGTTTCGCCAAGCAATTACAGCTGCGGGTACTGGCTGTATGGCGGCGATGTTAGCAGAACGTTGGTTGTCATCCAGTGGCTTGATTCAAGAATTCCATCAACAGCCAGAAACAGCAGACAATGAATTAGAACATCAGCCAGCCAAAAAGACTGAAGCTGAAGAAGAAGCTGAATTTAATTTGAATGAGACGCGCCATGAGGGAGGATATGCTTTACGGAAATTGTTCCATGAAAGCGATCGCTTACTCCTAGTTAAATACGTCTCTCCTGGTTGTGGCCCTTGTCATACCCTGAAGCCAATTTTAAATAAAGTGGTGGATGAATTTGAAAGCATTATTCACTTTGTAGAAATTGACATCGATAAAGACCGAGATATTGCTGAAAATGCTGGTGTGACAGGAACTCCAACGGTTCAATTGTTCAAAAACAAGGAACTTGTGAAGGAAGTTAAAGGCGTGAAGCAAAAAACCGAATATCGCCAGTTAATTGAAAGTAATCTTTAG
- a CDS encoding ROK family protein, whose amino-acid sequence MTNDKMVSSQVIGIDVGGTAIKLGRFTADGTCLQSLTMAAPQPTTPEAVLAVLVDAIAQIDPNNETFAIGVGTPGPSDAAGRIAKIAINLPGWIDVPLADWLEAKTGKPTAIANDANCALLGEAWLGAGRQFQNLILLTLGTGVGGAIILDGKLFIGHQGAAGELGLISLNPNGPICNSGNQGSLEQHASATAIRRRTLKEPIELGVLAQQGEAAALTFWQDYGKDLGIGLTSLIYVLTPQAIVIGGGISGSFEFFLPAVKAEIEKRVQALSRDGLQILPAELGNFAGIVGAARLALQHYSRF is encoded by the coding sequence ATGACAAATGACAAAATGGTGAGTTCTCAAGTAATTGGCATTGATGTGGGGGGAACAGCAATTAAGCTGGGGCGGTTTACAGCCGATGGAACTTGTTTGCAATCTTTGACTATGGCGGCTCCCCAGCCGACAACGCCAGAGGCCGTGCTGGCAGTGCTGGTAGATGCGATCGCGCAAATTGATCCAAATAATGAAACTTTTGCTATTGGTGTTGGGACTCCTGGCCCCTCTGATGCAGCAGGACGCATCGCCAAAATCGCCATTAACTTACCTGGATGGATCGATGTCCCTTTAGCAGATTGGTTAGAAGCTAAAACTGGCAAACCTACTGCGATCGCTAATGATGCCAACTGCGCTCTTTTGGGAGAAGCTTGGCTGGGAGCCGGTCGCCAATTTCAAAATCTGATTCTCCTAACTTTAGGAACTGGGGTTGGTGGCGCAATTATCCTCGATGGCAAGCTATTTATTGGCCATCAGGGAGCCGCTGGGGAATTGGGTTTAATTTCATTAAATCCGAATGGGCCAATTTGCAATAGTGGCAATCAAGGCTCTTTAGAACAACATGCCTCTGCTACTGCTATTCGCCGCCGCACTCTCAAGGAACCCATCGAATTGGGTGTTCTTGCTCAACAAGGAGAAGCCGCAGCATTGACTTTTTGGCAAGACTATGGTAAAGATTTGGGAATTGGCTTGACGAGTTTGATTTATGTACTCACACCGCAAGCGATCGTCATTGGTGGCGGTATAAGTGGCAGCTTTGAGTTTTTCTTACCAGCAGTGAAGGCAGAAATTGAGAAGCGAGTGCAGGCTTTATCACGAGATGGTTTACAGATTTTGCCAGCAGAGTTAGGCAATTTTGCTGGGATCGTGGGTGCAGCAAGATTGGCATTGCAACACTATTCGAGATTTTAG
- a CDS encoding four helix bundle protein, with amino-acid sequence MQHRGFESLDFYQDSLKLLKAAYRLANSLPGCERYNLSDQLRRAACSVLLNIAEGYGRYHYLDRLRFMYIARGSLTETKSAFIIAESLGYCNTEQLNWVSQLKDRIEKGLNGYCHFIRSQQQGKEEYGTQLGKW; translated from the coding sequence ATGCAACATAGAGGCTTTGAGTCTTTAGACTTCTACCAAGATAGCCTCAAGCTTCTAAAAGCGGCTTATCGATTAGCAAATAGTTTGCCGGGTTGTGAGCGTTACAATTTGAGTGATCAATTACGAAGAGCAGCTTGCAGCGTTTTACTGAACATAGCTGAGGGCTATGGACGCTATCACTATTTAGATAGATTGCGTTTTATGTACATTGCTCGCGGTTCATTGACTGAAACCAAAAGCGCTTTCATTATTGCCGAGAGCTTAGGCTACTGCAATACAGAACAATTAAACTGGGTCAGTCAGCTTAAAGACCGGATTGAAAAAGGTCTTAACGGTTACTGTCATTTTATTCGTTCTCAACAGCAGGGTAAAGAAGAGTACGGTACTCAACTGGGTAAGTGGTGA